A genomic stretch from Chiloscyllium plagiosum isolate BGI_BamShark_2017 chromosome 45, ASM401019v2, whole genome shotgun sequence includes:
- the zgc:101765 gene encoding uncharacterized oxidoreductase YtbE: MDSVQLNNGVEMPLLGLGTHRLRGYEAVYRALDAALRHGYRSVDTASVYGNEGDIGRALAELLPRHGLSRADVFITSKLSPADQGERAEEGALRSVETLGCSYLDLYLIHWPGRQGWKSEDPRNPGCRRRSWEALEGLYKRGLFRALGVSNYTEGHLRELLAHCRVPPAVLQVEYHPRLVQSGLLAFCAEHGLHLQAYSSLGTGCLLEEPQVQALASAYGRSPAQVLLRWAVQQGIGVIPKSANTERVAANARLFDFFLAPEDAKLLTGLHSDSHYCWDPRAVV, encoded by the coding sequence ATGGACAGTGTGCAGCTCAACAACGGGGTGGAGATGCCTCTGCTAGGCCTCGGCACCCACAGGTTGCGAGGGTATGAGGCCGTGTACCGGGCGCTGGATGCCGCGCTCAGGCACGGTTACCGCTCGGTCGACACGGCCAGCGTGTACGGCAACGAGGGGGACATCGGCAGGGCGCTGGCAGAGCTGCTGCCCAGGCACGGCCTGTCCCGGGCCGACGTCTTCATCACCAGCAAGCTCTCGCCAGCGGATCAGGGGGAGCGGGCCGAAGAGGGCGCCTTACGGAGCGTGGAGACCTTGGGCTGCAGCTACCTGGACCTCTATCTCATCCACTGGCCCGGCCGTCAGGGCTGGAAGAGCGAGGACCCCCGTAACCCGGGGTGCAGGCGCCGCAGCTGGGAGGCGCTGGAGGGCCTCTACAAGAGAGGCCTCTTCCGGGCCCTCGGAGTGTCCAACTACACGGAGGGCCACCTCAGGGAGCTGCTGGCCCATTGCCGGGTGCCGCCGGCCGTGCTGCAGGTGGAGTATCACCCGCGCCTGGTGCAGAGCGGCCTGTTGGCCTTCTGCGCCGAGCACGGCCTCCACCTGCAGGCCTACTCTTCCCTGGGCACAGGGTGCCTGCTGGAGGAGCCTCAGGTACAGGCCCTGGCCTCTGCCTACGGCCGCAGCCCCGCCCAGGTGCTGCTGCGCTGGGCCGTGCAGCAGGGCATCGGGGTCATCCCCAAGTCGGCCAATACCGAGCGCGTTGCCGCCAACGCCCGGCTCTTCGACTTCTTCCTGGCCCCGGAGGACGCCAAGCTGCTGACCGGGCTGCACTCTGACAGCCACTACTGCTGGGACCCCCGGGCTGTCGTCTga